A region from the Vulpes lagopus strain Blue_001 chromosome 5, ASM1834538v1, whole genome shotgun sequence genome encodes:
- the PHTF1 gene encoding protein PHTF1 isoform X2, with translation MASNERDAISWYQKKGFKNKPKKMGHIKPDLIDVDLIRGSTFAKAKPEIPWTSLTRKGLVRVVFFPLFSNWWIQVTSLRIFVWLLLLYLMQVIALVLYILMPIVNVSEVLGPLCLMLLMGTVHCQIVSTQITRPSGNNGNRRRRKLRKTVNGDGSRENGNTSSDKVRGVETLESIPFIGGFWGTLFGNRIKKVKLICNKGTETDNDSSCLHPIIKKRQCQPEIRMWQTREKAKFSDGEKCRREAFRHLGNGVSDELSSEEDGEARTQMMMLRRSVEGASSDNGCEVKNRKSILTRHLNTQVKKTTTKWCHITRDSDSLAESEFESAAFSQGSRSGMSGGSRSLNMSRRDSESTRHDSETEDMLWDDLLHGPECRSSVTSDSEGAHVNTLHSGTKRDPKEDVFQQNHLFWLQNSSPASDRVSAIIWEGNECKKMDMSVLEISGIIMSRVNAYQQGVGYQMLGNVVTIGLAFFPFLHRLFREKSLDQLKSISAEEIMTLFCGAPPVTPIVILSMINFFERLCLTWIFFFMMCVAERTYKQRFLFAKLFSHITSARKARKYEIPHFRLKKVENIKIWLSLRSFLKRRGPQRSVDVVVSSVFLLTLSIAFICCAQVLQGHKTFLNDAYNWEFLIWETALLLFLLRLASLGSETNKKYSNVSILLTEQINLYLKMEKKPNKKEQLTLVNNVLKLSTKLLKELDTPFRLYGLTMNPLIYNITRVVILSAVSGVISDLLGFNIRLWKIKS, from the exons ATGGCCTCAAATGAGAGAGATGCTATATCGTGGTACCAAAAGAAG GGcttcaaaaacaaaccaaaaaagatgGGTCACATAAAACCAGACTTGATTGACGTTGACTTAATCAGAG GCTCAACATTTGCCAAAGCCAAACCTGAAATTCCATGGACATCTCTGACTCGGAAGGGGCTCGTTCGAgttgtattttttccattgttcAGCAACTGGTGGATTCAGGTTACCTCCTTAAGAATCTTTGTTTGGCTGCTACTGCTTTACCTCATGCAAG TTATAGCACTCGTGTTATATATTCTGATGCCTATTGTGAATGTAAGTGAAGTCCTTGGACCCCTGTGCCTTATGTTACTCATGGGGACTGTCCACTGTCAAATTGTGTCGACTCAGATAACAAGACCATCGGGAAACAATGGAAATCGGAGAAGaag AAAATTACGGAAAACTGTCAATGGTGATGGGAGCCGAGAAAATGGAAATACCTCCTCTGATAAAGTCAGAGGAGTAGAAACTTTGGAATCTATTCCCTTTATTGGTGGTTTTTGGGGTACTCTCTTTGGCAACAG gattaaaaaagtaaaattaatatgtAACAAAGGGACTGAAACTGACAATGACTCAAGTTGTCTGCATCCTATCATTAAGAAGAGACAATGTCAACCAGAGATTAGAATGTGGCAaacaagagagaaagcaaaattttCAGATGGAGAAAAGTGCCGTAGG GAGGCTTTTAGGCATTTGGGTAATGGGGTTTCAGACGAACTGTCAAGTGAGGAGGATGGGGAAGCCCGGACGCAGATGATGATGCTGCGTAggagtgtggaaggagcctcaagtGACAATGGCTGTGAAGTTAAGAATAGAAAATCCATACTTACCAGGCACCTAAACACTCAG GTAAAGAAAACCACTACCAAGTGGTGTCACATTACACGGGATTCGGACAGTCTGGCCGAGTCAGAGTTTGAATCAGCAGCCTTCAGTCAG GGCTCTAGGTCTGGCATGAGTGGTGGTTCTCGAAGCCTCAACATGTCAAGAAGAGACTCCGAAAGCACCCGCCATGACTCGGAGACTGAGGATATGCTATGGGACGACCTGCTGCATGGCCCAGAGTGCCGGTCATCTGTCACCAGTGACAGTGAGGGGGCCCATGTGAATACCCTTCACTCAGGGACCAAACGTGACCCCAAAGAAGATGTTTTTCAGCAG aaccACTTATTCTGGCTTCAGAACTCAAGTCCTGCCTCTGATCGAGTTAGTGCAATAATCTGGGAAGGGAACGAGTGTAAAAAGATGGATATGTCTGTGTTGGAAATAAGTGGCATCATCATGAGCAGG GTTAATGCATATCAGCAGGGAGTAGGTTATCAGATGCTGGGAAATGTCGTCACCATTGGAttagcattttttccttttctacatcGACTTTTCCGCGAGAAAAGCCTTGACCAGCTAAAGTCCATCTCAGCTGAGGAGATCATGACTCTCTTTTGTGGGGCACCACCTGTTACACCTATTGTTATTTTGTCTATGATTAACTTTTTTGAACGATTGTGtcttacttggattttttttttcatgatgtgTGTGGCAGAGAGAACATATAAACAG agatttttatttgcaaaactcTTCAGCCATATTACCTCTGCCAGGAAAGCTAGGAAATACGAAATACCTCATTTCAGACTTAAAAAAGTGGAGAACATTAAGATATGGTTATCACTGCGTTCCTTTCTAAAG AGACGGGGGCCACAGCGTTCAGTTGATGTGGTTGTATCTTCAGTCTTCTTACTGACACTTTCGATTGCTTTCATTTGTTGTGCCCAG GTTCTCCAAGGGCATAAAACTTTCCTGAATGATGCTTATAATTGGGAATTTTTGATCTGGGAAACAGCTTTACTACTTTTCTTACTGCGTCTGGCCTCACTGGGTTCTGAAACCAATAAGAAATACAGCAATGTTTCAATATTACTTACTGAACAG atTAATTTATATCTTAAGATGGAGAAGAAGCCAAATAAGAAAGAACAGCTTACTCTCGTAAATAATGTATTAAAGCTGTCCACCAAGTTATTGAAA GAGCTGGACACACCATTTAGACTCTATGGACTGACAATGAATCCCTTAATCTATAATATCACACGAGTCGTTATCCTTTCTGCTGTCTCAGGTGTTATAAGTGATCTTCTAGGATTTAATATAAGA cTGTGGAAAATTAAGTCCTAA
- the PHTF1 gene encoding protein PHTF1 isoform X1, translating to MASNERDAISWYQKKIGAYDQQIWEKSIEQTQIKGFKNKPKKMGHIKPDLIDVDLIRGSTFAKAKPEIPWTSLTRKGLVRVVFFPLFSNWWIQVTSLRIFVWLLLLYLMQVIALVLYILMPIVNVSEVLGPLCLMLLMGTVHCQIVSTQITRPSGNNGNRRRRKLRKTVNGDGSRENGNTSSDKVRGVETLESIPFIGGFWGTLFGNRIKKVKLICNKGTETDNDSSCLHPIIKKRQCQPEIRMWQTREKAKFSDGEKCRREAFRHLGNGVSDELSSEEDGEARTQMMMLRRSVEGASSDNGCEVKNRKSILTRHLNTQVKKTTTKWCHITRDSDSLAESEFESAAFSQGSRSGMSGGSRSLNMSRRDSESTRHDSETEDMLWDDLLHGPECRSSVTSDSEGAHVNTLHSGTKRDPKEDVFQQNHLFWLQNSSPASDRVSAIIWEGNECKKMDMSVLEISGIIMSRVNAYQQGVGYQMLGNVVTIGLAFFPFLHRLFREKSLDQLKSISAEEIMTLFCGAPPVTPIVILSMINFFERLCLTWIFFFMMCVAERTYKQRFLFAKLFSHITSARKARKYEIPHFRLKKVENIKIWLSLRSFLKRRGPQRSVDVVVSSVFLLTLSIAFICCAQVLQGHKTFLNDAYNWEFLIWETALLLFLLRLASLGSETNKKYSNVSILLTEQINLYLKMEKKPNKKEQLTLVNNVLKLSTKLLKELDTPFRLYGLTMNPLIYNITRVVILSAVSGVISDLLGFNIRLWKIKS from the exons ATGGCCTCAAATGAGAGAGATGCTATATCGTGGTACCAAAAGAAG ATTGGAGCATATGATCAGCAGATATGGGAAAAGTCAATCGAACAGACTCAGATTAAG GGcttcaaaaacaaaccaaaaaagatgGGTCACATAAAACCAGACTTGATTGACGTTGACTTAATCAGAG GCTCAACATTTGCCAAAGCCAAACCTGAAATTCCATGGACATCTCTGACTCGGAAGGGGCTCGTTCGAgttgtattttttccattgttcAGCAACTGGTGGATTCAGGTTACCTCCTTAAGAATCTTTGTTTGGCTGCTACTGCTTTACCTCATGCAAG TTATAGCACTCGTGTTATATATTCTGATGCCTATTGTGAATGTAAGTGAAGTCCTTGGACCCCTGTGCCTTATGTTACTCATGGGGACTGTCCACTGTCAAATTGTGTCGACTCAGATAACAAGACCATCGGGAAACAATGGAAATCGGAGAAGaag AAAATTACGGAAAACTGTCAATGGTGATGGGAGCCGAGAAAATGGAAATACCTCCTCTGATAAAGTCAGAGGAGTAGAAACTTTGGAATCTATTCCCTTTATTGGTGGTTTTTGGGGTACTCTCTTTGGCAACAG gattaaaaaagtaaaattaatatgtAACAAAGGGACTGAAACTGACAATGACTCAAGTTGTCTGCATCCTATCATTAAGAAGAGACAATGTCAACCAGAGATTAGAATGTGGCAaacaagagagaaagcaaaattttCAGATGGAGAAAAGTGCCGTAGG GAGGCTTTTAGGCATTTGGGTAATGGGGTTTCAGACGAACTGTCAAGTGAGGAGGATGGGGAAGCCCGGACGCAGATGATGATGCTGCGTAggagtgtggaaggagcctcaagtGACAATGGCTGTGAAGTTAAGAATAGAAAATCCATACTTACCAGGCACCTAAACACTCAG GTAAAGAAAACCACTACCAAGTGGTGTCACATTACACGGGATTCGGACAGTCTGGCCGAGTCAGAGTTTGAATCAGCAGCCTTCAGTCAG GGCTCTAGGTCTGGCATGAGTGGTGGTTCTCGAAGCCTCAACATGTCAAGAAGAGACTCCGAAAGCACCCGCCATGACTCGGAGACTGAGGATATGCTATGGGACGACCTGCTGCATGGCCCAGAGTGCCGGTCATCTGTCACCAGTGACAGTGAGGGGGCCCATGTGAATACCCTTCACTCAGGGACCAAACGTGACCCCAAAGAAGATGTTTTTCAGCAG aaccACTTATTCTGGCTTCAGAACTCAAGTCCTGCCTCTGATCGAGTTAGTGCAATAATCTGGGAAGGGAACGAGTGTAAAAAGATGGATATGTCTGTGTTGGAAATAAGTGGCATCATCATGAGCAGG GTTAATGCATATCAGCAGGGAGTAGGTTATCAGATGCTGGGAAATGTCGTCACCATTGGAttagcattttttccttttctacatcGACTTTTCCGCGAGAAAAGCCTTGACCAGCTAAAGTCCATCTCAGCTGAGGAGATCATGACTCTCTTTTGTGGGGCACCACCTGTTACACCTATTGTTATTTTGTCTATGATTAACTTTTTTGAACGATTGTGtcttacttggattttttttttcatgatgtgTGTGGCAGAGAGAACATATAAACAG agatttttatttgcaaaactcTTCAGCCATATTACCTCTGCCAGGAAAGCTAGGAAATACGAAATACCTCATTTCAGACTTAAAAAAGTGGAGAACATTAAGATATGGTTATCACTGCGTTCCTTTCTAAAG AGACGGGGGCCACAGCGTTCAGTTGATGTGGTTGTATCTTCAGTCTTCTTACTGACACTTTCGATTGCTTTCATTTGTTGTGCCCAG GTTCTCCAAGGGCATAAAACTTTCCTGAATGATGCTTATAATTGGGAATTTTTGATCTGGGAAACAGCTTTACTACTTTTCTTACTGCGTCTGGCCTCACTGGGTTCTGAAACCAATAAGAAATACAGCAATGTTTCAATATTACTTACTGAACAG atTAATTTATATCTTAAGATGGAGAAGAAGCCAAATAAGAAAGAACAGCTTACTCTCGTAAATAATGTATTAAAGCTGTCCACCAAGTTATTGAAA GAGCTGGACACACCATTTAGACTCTATGGACTGACAATGAATCCCTTAATCTATAATATCACACGAGTCGTTATCCTTTCTGCTGTCTCAGGTGTTATAAGTGATCTTCTAGGATTTAATATAAGA cTGTGGAAAATTAAGTCCTAA